One genomic segment of Marinitoga piezophila KA3 includes these proteins:
- a CDS encoding ABC transporter ATP-binding protein, with the protein MATLELINLSKRYGKSVWGAKDISLKVDNGEFIVFLGPSGCGKTTTLRMIAGLEEVTEGTILIDNNDVTYLEPRKREVSMVFQSYAVWPHMTVYENIAFPLKLRKLPEKEIDNIVQEVSEMVKIQEYLKRYPRQLSGGQRQRVALARALAVKPKIFLMDEPLSNLDAKLRIKMRTELKAIHNKTGATTIFVTHDQSEALSMADRIVIMKDGNIEQVGTPDEVYFDSENVFVAGFIGTPPTNFFRMNIKNEGDKIVFYNEELKFSLSDKIKQLLKNYNKDEIILGIRPESFKIVSKDEAIFSRDILVVEPQGSHQIIAIEIGEQIIKIVSPSFPKYSSGETIHISFDEERVMLFDIETEKRIRE; encoded by the coding sequence TATGGGGTGCAAAAGATATTAGTTTAAAAGTAGATAACGGTGAATTTATAGTATTTTTAGGTCCCTCAGGTTGTGGAAAAACAACCACTTTAAGAATGATAGCAGGTCTTGAAGAAGTTACAGAAGGAACAATTTTAATTGATAATAATGATGTAACTTATTTAGAACCAAGAAAACGAGAAGTAAGTATGGTTTTTCAGAGTTATGCTGTATGGCCTCATATGACCGTATATGAGAATATAGCTTTTCCTTTAAAATTAAGAAAGTTGCCTGAAAAGGAGATAGATAATATAGTTCAGGAAGTTTCAGAAATGGTGAAAATACAGGAATATTTAAAAAGATATCCCAGACAACTTTCTGGAGGACAAAGACAAAGAGTTGCTCTTGCCAGAGCATTGGCGGTAAAACCAAAGATATTCCTTATGGATGAACCATTATCAAATTTAGATGCTAAACTTAGAATAAAGATGAGAACAGAATTAAAGGCTATACATAATAAAACCGGTGCAACAACAATATTCGTTACTCATGACCAATCAGAAGCTCTTTCAATGGCAGATAGAATAGTTATTATGAAAGATGGTAATATAGAGCAGGTTGGAACACCTGATGAAGTTTATTTTGATAGTGAAAATGTTTTTGTGGCAGGATTTATAGGGACTCCGCCTACAAATTTCTTTAGAATGAATATTAAGAATGAAGGGGATAAAATAGTTTTCTATAATGAAGAATTAAAATTTAGTTTGTCAGATAAGATTAAGCAATTACTAAAAAATTATAATAAAGATGAAATTATTCTTGGAATAAGACCAGAAAGTTTTAAAATAGTTTCAAAAGATGAGGCTATATTTAGCAGGGATATACTTGTTGTGGAACCACAAGGTTCCCATCAAATTATAGCGATTGAAATTGGAGAGCAAATAATAAAAATTGTTTCACCATCGTTTCCAAAATATAGTTCTGGTGAAACTATACATATTTCATTTGATGAAGAAAGGGTAATGTTATTTGATATAGAAACAGAAAAGAGAATAAGGGAGTGA
- the mggS gene encoding mannosylglucosylglycerate synthase translates to MNMALLHYRGGLMDGVSLEMDKWKKVLEKLGHNADIVAGNKKEGVDNYIEDIGFENKLYRIINKNAFEKLEDFTEDELVKAIELESDKLLKNFEKGLEKYDVIFPNNIWSLGAFLPTAIALKRYADLHPEKLFIAHHHDFWWEREYFLNSTSKKIEKLLEYYCPPVGKNIKHMVINSIAKEELKKRKNVEATVVPNVMDFEEKSFIIEGLNKKIREYYDIPKNSIIFLQATRVTRRKAIELAIDLIEVFNKKVKDKKGEILYNGERFNGEILLAFSGMCEDDVYFDELKKKAKELNVKILDMYNAVEKGIWSFWDLYNISDIITYPSILEGWGNQLLEAIVAKKPVVLFEYEIFLSDIKNSGLEYINLGNEYEMIDGFVTVNREILEKAADELIEILFNKEKYYGIIERNFEVGKKYFSFNTLENIIRNLLK, encoded by the coding sequence ATGAATATGGCATTGTTGCATTATCGTGGTGGATTAATGGATGGAGTATCTTTGGAGATGGATAAATGGAAAAAGGTATTGGAAAAACTTGGGCATAATGCCGATATTGTGGCTGGCAATAAAAAGGAAGGTGTTGATAATTACATTGAAGATATAGGTTTTGAAAATAAATTATATAGAATTATAAATAAAAATGCATTTGAGAAATTAGAAGATTTTACAGAAGATGAACTAGTAAAAGCTATAGAATTAGAAAGTGATAAGTTATTAAAAAATTTTGAAAAAGGACTTGAAAAATATGATGTTATTTTTCCAAATAATATATGGTCTTTAGGAGCATTCCTTCCAACAGCAATTGCTTTAAAAAGATATGCAGATTTACATCCTGAAAAATTATTTATAGCTCACCATCATGATTTCTGGTGGGAAAGAGAGTATTTTCTCAATTCAACCTCTAAAAAAATTGAAAAATTGTTGGAATATTATTGCCCTCCCGTTGGAAAAAATATCAAACATATGGTAATTAATTCAATTGCAAAAGAAGAATTAAAAAAGAGAAAAAATGTTGAAGCAACTGTAGTTCCTAATGTGATGGATTTTGAAGAAAAATCATTTATTATAGAGGGATTGAATAAAAAAATTAGGGAATATTATGATATTCCAAAGAATAGCATTATCTTTTTGCAAGCAACTCGTGTAACAAGAAGAAAAGCAATTGAATTGGCAATAGATTTAATTGAAGTGTTCAATAAAAAGGTTAAAGATAAAAAAGGTGAAATTTTGTATAATGGAGAAAGGTTTAATGGTGAAATACTTCTTGCATTTTCAGGAATGTGTGAAGATGATGTATATTTTGACGAATTGAAAAAAAAGGCAAAAGAGCTTAATGTAAAGATTCTTGATATGTATAATGCAGTTGAAAAAGGAATATGGAGCTTTTGGGATTTGTACAATATTTCTGATATAATTACATATCCATCAATTCTTGAAGGTTGGGGGAATCAGTTGTTAGAAGCAATTGTTGCCAAAAAACCTGTTGTTCTCTTTGAATATGAAATATTTTTAAGCGATATTAAAAATTCAGGGCTTGAATATATTAATCTTGGAAATGAATATGAAATGATTGATGGTTTTGTGACAGTAAATAGGGAGATTTTAGAAAAAGCAGCAGATGAATTAATAGAAATTCTATTTAACAAAGAGAAATATTATGGTATAATAGAAAGAAACTTTGAAGTAGGGAAAAAATATTTTAGTTTTAATACGTTAGAAAATATTATTCGTAATTTACTTAAATGA
- a CDS encoding LacI family DNA-binding transcriptional regulator, translating to MATIDDVAKLAGVSTATVSRVLNNTANVSEETRAKVLYAIEKLNFKPKFSAKALAKSKKRFKIGLGLGKRMQLLRDESDELGGQFYGIIVREIKALAMMHGAIVKELWLEDDLYEKFDGFILVGLDVTREILKKFKDTEKPIVLLDHYITGEEIDSVLSDNYNGAFCAVNYLINKGYKDIIHIHGPLTSYSFKRRHDGYIDAMKNAKLKSQCYEYDDVKNNIDVVIQKIIKGKIPEAIFASNDITAMRIISELKKYKIGIPDKVKIIGFDDIPMAKKFNPPLTTVKVFKQEMGSIAFKRLYELMLNENIHPTRISVYTKFIRRKSG from the coding sequence ATGGCAACTATTGACGATGTTGCCAAATTAGCCGGTGTTTCTACGGCAACAGTTTCAAGGGTATTAAATAATACTGCTAATGTTAGTGAAGAAACTCGTGCAAAAGTATTATATGCTATAGAAAAATTGAATTTTAAACCAAAATTTTCTGCGAAGGCTCTGGCAAAAAGCAAAAAAAGATTTAAAATAGGATTAGGACTTGGGAAAAGAATGCAACTATTGAGAGATGAAAGTGATGAACTTGGAGGACAATTTTATGGAATAATTGTTAGAGAAATAAAAGCATTGGCAATGATGCATGGAGCAATTGTAAAGGAGTTATGGTTGGAAGATGATTTGTATGAAAAATTTGATGGCTTTATTCTTGTAGGCCTTGATGTAACGAGGGAAATATTGAAAAAATTTAAGGATACAGAAAAACCTATCGTGTTATTGGACCATTATATTACAGGTGAAGAAATAGATAGCGTACTTTCAGATAATTATAATGGAGCTTTCTGTGCTGTGAATTATTTGATTAATAAAGGATATAAAGATATTATACATATTCATGGACCATTAACATCTTATAGTTTTAAACGAAGACATGATGGATATATTGATGCAATGAAAAACGCGAAACTTAAAAGTCAATGTTATGAATATGATGATGTGAAAAATAATATTGACGTTGTAATACAAAAAATCATAAAAGGTAAAATACCAGAAGCTATTTTTGCTTCTAATGATATAACTGCAATGAGGATAATAAGTGAATTAAAAAAATATAAAATAGGGATTCCAGATAAAGTTAAAATAATAGGATTTGATGATATTCCTATGGCTAAAAAGTTTAATCCCCCTCTTACAACAGTAAAGGTATTTAAACAGGAGATGGGAAGTATAGCATTTAAAAGGTTATATGAATTAATGTTAAATGAAAATATTCATCCTACGCGAATTTCCGTTTATACTAAGTTTATAAGAAGAAAAAGTGGATAA
- a CDS encoding GNAT family N-acetyltransferase: MRKIYRNDYGDFFFHVKDNTEIINILENTINIPKRNIYFFSEVKNDTLYINNIGKFSVFKMKNKYVQGNTQTFLDFIIENEIIYSILKLLKKINIPFTVWDLINFYKSGYTFRFLGNENEILAFYIVKNNKVELMEFSVYNPSLILQALNDIKNYTADEYLISLYPSQEKLKNALKKYGAILQKEYYVFVKGNHGIHIDYPNKNDSKNLLDFFNTIFENSETLLTTADEFDLSEKEIKTLIDFSNKNFGFRTLIARYNENIIANCDIQWNLKRRRIQKTAKLGVSVLERFRGIGIGRLLIKNHITWCLENPKIHRLELEVFSNNPKAYELYKKLGFIEEGKRREAVYIKNKYYDIIMMGIITEPKNIFLENKRG; the protein is encoded by the coding sequence GTGAGGAAAATTTATAGAAATGATTATGGTGATTTTTTCTTCCATGTAAAGGATAATACAGAAATAATAAATATTTTAGAAAATACTATTAATATCCCTAAAAGAAATATCTACTTCTTTTCAGAAGTAAAAAATGACACATTGTATATTAACAATATTGGTAAATTTTCTGTTTTCAAAATGAAAAATAAATATGTTCAAGGTAATACACAGACATTCCTCGATTTTATTATTGAAAATGAAATAATATATTCTATTCTGAAATTACTTAAAAAAATAAATATTCCATTTACAGTATGGGATCTTATAAACTTTTATAAAAGCGGTTATACTTTTAGATTTTTAGGAAATGAAAATGAAATCCTGGCATTTTATATTGTAAAAAATAACAAAGTCGAATTAATGGAATTCTCAGTATATAATCCGTCTCTTATTCTTCAGGCTTTAAATGATATAAAAAATTATACAGCAGATGAATATCTTATAAGCTTATATCCTTCACAGGAAAAACTAAAAAATGCCTTAAAAAAATATGGTGCTATTTTACAAAAGGAATATTATGTTTTTGTAAAAGGTAATCATGGAATTCATATTGATTATCCAAATAAAAATGACTCAAAGAATTTATTGGATTTTTTCAACACAATATTTGAAAATTCTGAAACACTTTTAACAACAGCTGATGAATTTGATCTTTCGGAAAAAGAAATAAAAACCTTAATTGATTTTTCAAATAAAAATTTTGGATTTAGAACATTAATTGCAAGATATAATGAAAATATTATAGCTAATTGTGATATTCAATGGAATTTAAAAAGAAGAAGAATTCAAAAAACGGCAAAACTGGGAGTTTCTGTTTTAGAGCGGTTTAGGGGTATTGGAATTGGCAGATTATTAATAAAAAATCATATTACGTGGTGTTTGGAAAATCCAAAAATACACAGACTTGAATTGGAGGTTTTTTCCAACAATCCAAAAGCATATGAGTTATATAAAAAACTTGGTTTTATAGAAGAGGGAAAACGAAGAGAAGCAGTTTACATAAAAAATAAATATTATGATATTATTATGATGGGAATAATTACAGAACCTAAAAATATTTTTTTAGAAAATAAAAGGGGATAA
- a CDS encoding YifB family Mg chelatase-like AAA ATPase, with translation MKYSRVKSAFVSGFEVKTILVEVDINSRSTQQVFKIVGMPNTAILESQKRVFSAIRNSGFNFPNGNVTVNLAPSNLKKQGTHFDLPISVGILLASKQINFDIDDYYIFGEIGLNGEIRGIPGITLLLLELAQKEKNAKFIIPKENEEEALFLEENNEVYVISHLSEIIYIFDNEKKEKYKAAPGEKFYEENEEQIDFSDIKGQYFAKRAAEIAAAGFHNLLMKGSPGSGKTMIARRIPTILPEMTREEIIESTKIYSIYGYLNKIIRKRPFRAPHHSASTASIIGGGSDSKPGEISLAHNGVLFLDEFPEFRTDVIEALRQPLEDGIVTISRAKVVATYPAKFMLVAAQNPCPCGYYGDPEHECTCSINQIINYNRKISGPISDRIDIKITVPRVKIDELLNDFSEESSEAIKERVERASKIQIKRQNKLNGKLTQKEVKKYIKLDEKAEEFLKEGAKAFKMTGRGINRVLKVSRTIADLNDSKYVTVEHVSEAFQYRGEENL, from the coding sequence ATGAAGTATTCAAGAGTTAAAAGTGCTTTTGTAAGCGGTTTTGAAGTAAAAACTATACTTGTAGAAGTGGATATTAACTCTCGTTCAACACAACAGGTTTTTAAAATAGTTGGAATGCCAAATACTGCCATTCTTGAAAGTCAAAAAAGAGTTTTTAGTGCTATTAGAAATTCCGGTTTTAATTTTCCAAATGGAAACGTAACAGTAAATCTGGCACCAAGTAATTTAAAAAAACAGGGAACGCATTTTGATTTACCTATTTCTGTTGGAATATTATTAGCCTCTAAACAAATTAATTTTGATATAGATGATTATTATATTTTTGGTGAAATCGGATTAAATGGGGAAATAAGAGGAATACCCGGAATTACTTTATTGTTACTTGAATTAGCTCAAAAAGAAAAAAACGCTAAATTCATCATCCCTAAAGAGAATGAAGAGGAAGCTTTATTTTTAGAGGAAAACAATGAAGTTTATGTTATATCTCATTTATCTGAAATAATCTATATTTTCGATAATGAAAAAAAAGAAAAATATAAGGCTGCACCTGGGGAAAAATTTTATGAAGAAAATGAAGAACAAATTGATTTTTCTGATATTAAAGGGCAATATTTTGCCAAAAGGGCTGCTGAAATTGCTGCAGCGGGATTTCACAACCTTTTAATGAAAGGAAGCCCAGGATCCGGAAAAACAATGATTGCAAGAAGAATCCCAACTATACTTCCAGAAATGACACGAGAAGAAATAATTGAATCAACAAAAATATATTCTATATATGGTTATCTCAATAAGATTATCAGGAAACGTCCATTTAGAGCGCCTCATCATTCGGCATCAACAGCCTCAATTATTGGTGGCGGTTCTGATTCCAAACCTGGTGAAATAAGTTTGGCACATAATGGTGTTTTGTTTTTAGATGAATTTCCAGAATTTAGAACAGATGTTATAGAAGCTTTAAGACAACCACTTGAAGATGGCATTGTCACTATCTCTCGTGCAAAGGTTGTCGCAACATATCCAGCGAAGTTTATGCTTGTCGCTGCCCAAAATCCATGCCCTTGTGGTTATTATGGCGATCCTGAACATGAATGTACATGTTCTATAAATCAAATAATAAATTATAATAGAAAGATTTCAGGACCAATTTCAGATAGAATTGACATAAAAATCACTGTTCCTCGTGTAAAAATAGACGAATTATTAAATGACTTTTCAGAAGAATCATCTGAAGCTATTAAAGAACGAGTAGAACGTGCAAGCAAAATCCAGATAAAGAGGCAAAACAAATTAAATGGAAAACTTACACAAAAAGAAGTTAAGAAATATATAAAACTTGATGAAAAAGCTGAAGAATTTTTAAAAGAAGGTGCAAAAGCCTTTAAAATGACTGGCAGAGGAATAAATAGAGTTTTAAAGGTTTCAAGAACTATAGCTGATTTAAATGATTCAAAATATGTAACTGTTGAACATGTATCAGAGGCATTTCAATATAGAGGTGAGGAAAATTTATAG
- a CDS encoding metal ABC transporter substrate-binding protein, which produces MKKSLFLAVILIIGVLGYSLNISVSIYPYYLVLKDIVSNEDQINIIVPAGKSPHTYSVSSKDLIKIYKSDLVIFNGLNSEVFLNKVITNIKKKNISYIFAGEVIPEDMIIGSNPHIWLDPELMYKYIIPEITNKLILLNPEKKELYSENSKKLIKKLELMDEYLKIKSSEINGSIITFHNSFPYFARHYNIKIAGVIEKSPGVEPSIADMKKLYDSARKNNIKGVFSEPQLNQKIAEKVARTLKVNLGMLDPLGNSFNSIDELYLINFLNILNTIR; this is translated from the coding sequence ATGAAAAAAAGCCTATTTTTGGCAGTTATTTTAATTATTGGTGTTTTAGGATATTCTTTAAATATTTCCGTTTCAATATATCCATATTATCTTGTTTTGAAAGATATTGTATCCAATGAGGATCAAATTAACATCATTGTACCAGCAGGTAAAAGTCCCCATACTTATTCTGTTTCCTCGAAGGATTTAATAAAGATATATAAAAGTGATCTTGTAATTTTTAACGGACTTAATTCAGAAGTGTTCTTAAATAAAGTTATAACTAATATCAAAAAGAAGAATATCAGCTATATTTTTGCTGGTGAGGTTATTCCAGAGGATATGATTATAGGTAGTAACCCTCATATATGGTTAGATCCAGAATTAATGTATAAATATATAATTCCAGAGATTACCAATAAACTCATTTTGTTAAATCCTGAAAAAAAGGAATTATATTCCGAAAATTCTAAAAAACTTATAAAAAAATTAGAATTAATGGATGAATACTTGAAGATTAAATCCTCTGAAATAAACGGAAGTATTATTACATTCCATAATTCATTTCCATATTTTGCAAGACATTATAATATAAAAATAGCTGGAGTTATTGAAAAATCACCAGGTGTAGAGCCATCGATTGCAGATATGAAAAAATTATACGATTCTGCGAGAAAAAACAATATAAAAGGTGTTTTTTCTGAACCGCAATTAAATCAAAAAATTGCAGAAAAAGTTGCCAGGACACTTAAAGTAAACTTAGGAATGCTCGATCCTTTGGGAAATTCCTTTAATAGCATAGATGAGTTATATCTTATTAACTTTTTAAATATCTTAAATACTATTAGGTGA
- a CDS encoding Fur family transcriptional regulator, which produces MKLTKPRKDILKLYENIDYPLNAEEIYNLLNKKYDLSTIYRNLNFFEKNHILKSIVFSDKITYYYRPNGHIHYIYCIKCKKFEKLDMCFEKEYSKYIEEILKFKITDHILYFEGICSNCQHEGEGKQ; this is translated from the coding sequence ATGAAACTAACAAAACCCAGAAAAGATATACTTAAATTATATGAAAATATAGATTATCCATTAAATGCAGAAGAAATTTATAATTTACTCAACAAAAAATATGATCTTTCAACAATATATAGAAACCTTAATTTTTTTGAAAAAAATCATATTTTAAAGTCCATAGTATTTTCCGATAAAATAACCTATTATTATCGTCCAAATGGTCATATTCACTATATTTACTGCATAAAATGCAAAAAGTTTGAAAAACTTGATATGTGTTTTGAAAAAGAATACAGTAAATATATTGAAGAAATACTGAAATTTAAAATCACAGATCATATTCTTTATTTTGAAGGCATATGTTCTAATTGCCAGCATGAGGGGGAGGGTAAGCAATGA
- a CDS encoding metal ABC transporter ATP-binding protein — protein sequence MKKEKVISVNNLNYSVEDNEILKFITFDIYKKDFVGIIGPNGAGKSTLIKILIGEIENYQGKVEINGKIGYVPQKDEFDRTFPIKAYEVVLMGMYKSVGLLKRYKKSDIEKVRETMKKLNIEYLFDRNVGKLSGGEYQKVSLARALVSDPDILILDEPEAGVDKKGQNMIYDILERLNDELGLTIILVSHDISMVVKKTNKVMCLNRTLHCHKNAIDVTADDLKNIYAEEMEILVHINQPLKVVSKND from the coding sequence ATGAAAAAGGAAAAGGTTATAAGCGTTAATAACCTTAATTATTCTGTTGAAGATAATGAGATACTAAAATTCATTACCTTTGATATATATAAAAAAGATTTTGTTGGAATTATAGGTCCTAATGGTGCAGGAAAATCTACACTCATAAAAATTTTAATTGGAGAAATTGAAAATTATCAGGGTAAAGTAGAGATTAATGGAAAAATTGGATATGTTCCCCAAAAAGATGAATTTGATAGGACTTTTCCAATAAAGGCATATGAAGTTGTATTAATGGGAATGTACAAAAGCGTTGGATTATTAAAAAGATACAAAAAAAGCGATATTGAAAAGGTTAGAGAAACCATGAAAAAGTTAAATATAGAGTATCTTTTTGATAGAAATGTTGGAAAGTTATCTGGTGGTGAATATCAAAAAGTATCTCTTGCAAGAGCACTGGTAAGCGATCCAGATATATTAATACTTGATGAACCAGAAGCAGGAGTAGATAAAAAAGGACAAAATATGATTTATGATATTCTTGAACGATTAAATGATGAACTCGGCTTAACGATAATACTTGTGAGTCATGATATTTCAATGGTTGTAAAAAAGACAAATAAAGTTATGTGTTTAAATAGAACCTTACATTGTCATAAGAATGCAATTGATGTAACTGCTGATGATTTAAAGAATATATACGCTGAAGAGATGGAAATACTTGTACATATTAATCAGCCGTTGAAAGTGGTGAGCAAAAATGATTGA
- a CDS encoding metal ABC transporter permease, protein MIELFSYDFMVYAILSAVLAGFSASLLSNYIVLKKMEFIGEGAAHTAFGGIALAILIGFNIDIMNIIVALLFGTTIFFIGKKGKINENSVIGMLLSFSMALGVIFLYLKPGYTPEITSYLFGDILMVTQKDVIILSVVAILILSLVILFNKELKYYAFNPRIAKIYGVPIDLIGYIFLITVSIVVVTTVKIIGIILVTSLLITPGVIAKLFAKTLNQMLIISSIIGIFSGFFGIVIAYYLNIPPGPSIVVTLFTIFVISYLLKKLTERIIIQKK, encoded by the coding sequence ATGATTGAATTATTCAGTTATGATTTTATGGTATATGCAATTTTATCTGCAGTTTTGGCAGGTTTTAGTGCATCATTATTATCGAATTATATTGTTTTGAAAAAAATGGAGTTTATAGGCGAAGGTGCTGCTCATACAGCCTTTGGAGGAATTGCTTTAGCTATTTTAATTGGATTTAATATTGATATTATGAATATAATTGTAGCACTTCTTTTTGGAACGACTATATTTTTTATTGGTAAAAAAGGAAAAATAAATGAAAATAGTGTAATTGGTATGCTTCTTTCATTTTCAATGGCATTGGGAGTTATATTCTTATATTTAAAACCAGGATATACACCTGAAATTACCAGTTATCTATTTGGAGACATATTAATGGTAACCCAGAAAGATGTAATTATTTTATCCGTTGTGGCTATATTGATTTTATCCCTTGTAATATTGTTTAATAAAGAACTTAAATATTATGCGTTTAATCCGAGGATTGCCAAGATATATGGAGTGCCTATTGACTTAATTGGTTATATATTTTTAATAACAGTATCAATTGTAGTTGTTACTACCGTTAAAATTATAGGGATAATCCTTGTGACTTCATTGCTTATAACACCTGGCGTAATTGCCAAACTTTTTGCTAAAACACTAAACCAGATGTTAATTATTTCTTCTATAATCGGAATATTCTCTGGATTTTTTGGGATAGTAATTGCATATTATTTGAATATTCCGCCAGGACCATCAATAGTTGTAACATTATTCACCATTTTTGTAATCAGTTATTTATTGAAGAAATTAACAGAAAGGATTATAATACAAAAGAAATAG
- a CDS encoding magnesium transporter CorA family protein produces the protein MVKFYKRIEHKLVEAKSFSQDALIKVVNPSQDEIHMLSSLLNFDPDFITDSMDEDERARIEIDEDTILLILKVPMKNEEDDKIPYKTVSLGIIIGKNYTLLAMKQEIAFIEKMIETHLLNPHKKSRMIFQIFFKNAKLFLDYLKEINKTIDLIEEELHRSMKNNELETLMYLEKSLVYFTTSLRSNEIMMEKLLKGKILELYEDDEDLLEDTLIENRQAIEVTNIYSNILSGMMDAYASVISNNLNIVMKILTVVTILMQIPTIITSFYGMNVKLPFQENPLTYVNIIISSIIIMILTALLFKSKKWM, from the coding sequence ATGGTAAAATTTTACAAAAGAATTGAGCACAAATTAGTGGAGGCAAAAAGCTTTTCTCAAGATGCATTAATTAAGGTAGTAAATCCTTCACAGGATGAAATACACATGTTATCCAGCCTTTTGAACTTTGATCCTGATTTTATTACCGATTCAATGGACGAAGATGAAAGAGCACGTATTGAAATAGATGAAGATACAATATTGCTTATCTTAAAAGTTCCAATGAAAAATGAAGAAGACGATAAAATACCATATAAAACTGTTTCTTTAGGCATAATAATTGGAAAAAATTATACATTGCTTGCAATGAAACAGGAAATTGCATTTATTGAAAAAATGATAGAAACACATTTATTAAATCCACACAAAAAAAGCAGAATGATTTTTCAGATATTCTTTAAAAATGCAAAACTATTTTTGGATTATCTAAAAGAAATAAATAAAACTATAGATTTAATTGAGGAAGAACTACACAGATCTATGAAAAACAACGAATTAGAAACACTGATGTATCTTGAGAAAAGTTTAGTGTACTTCACTACTTCTTTGAGATCGAATGAAATAATGATGGAAAAACTGTTAAAAGGTAAAATTCTGGAATTATATGAAGATGATGAAGATTTGCTTGAAGATACATTAATTGAAAACAGACAGGCTATAGAAGTTACAAATATATATAGTAACATTCTTTCAGGAATGATGGATGCATATGCCTCTGTTATTTCCAATAACCTTAATATAGTAATGAAAATCTTAACTGTTGTTACTATATTAATGCAAATACCAACTATTATTACCAGTTTTTATGGAATGAATGTAAAGTTGCCGTTTCAGGAAAATCCATTAACATATGTAAATATAATTATTTCTTCTATAATAATAATGATTCTAACAGCCTTATTATTTAAAAGTAAAAAATGGATGTAA